The following are encoded together in the Anguilla rostrata isolate EN2019 chromosome 19, ASM1855537v3, whole genome shotgun sequence genome:
- the LOC135245870 gene encoding uncharacterized protein LOC135245870: MDVMATNSEQQRTTRRIMEKMNEREEGCRETDGQNVHDERKNTDNESGQRINKRKDGEHQRNGEIQGEERRKYNRELTVEVEVEETGEISMMDILREVKKECGEVTGCRVRGARIYEITMRLDEAKQKLMDGLKVKGAMVFARDIVNTDMVVSFINLPVYLEDSKIIAKLEEWGVKPLSTIKRRKWPGTDIADGTRFLKVRFNEQVRSLPYSTRFETLRGSEYFRVIHDRQIRVCRLCIQPGHIFRDCPDFKCFKCGEKGHYARECENRSGAEREEEKDESKREDGHGKTEEEHRDGHSADGIENDVQEVENKDAELDNEMERRYETDDNSEDGEGDGDEEEGMEQMGESEESEEREDDDEDSFNRRVATQRREKKTANCRFKEQKMRMREEMKEKRPGEGTTISKKLAAKKRKADKEKAREERKKGLRVGFAGGLVWREVGFHWR; the protein is encoded by the exons ATGGATGTAATGGCGACGAACTCTGAACAACAAAGGACTACGAGAAGGATTATGGAAAAAATGAACGAAAGAGAAGAAGGATGTAGAGAAACGGACGGACAAAATGTGCATGACGAAAGAAAGAACACCGACAATGAAAGTGGACAACGAATTAATAAAAGGAAAGACGGAGAACATCAAAGAAACGGAGAAATccaaggagaagagaggaggaagtaTAACAGAGAGCTGACGGTGGAAGTGGAAGTGGAAGAGACGGGGGAAATTTCCATGATGGACATATTAAGAGAAGTGAAGAAAGAGTGCGGGGAAGTAACAGGCTGCCGAGTGAGAGGAGCAAGAATTTACGAAATAACGATGAGACTCGacgaagcaaaacaaaaattaatggACGGGTTAAAAGTTAAAGGAGCGATGGTGTTCGCGAGAGACATTGTTAATACAGACATGGTAGTCTCGTTTATAAACCTACCGGTCTATCTAGAGGACAGCAAAATAATAGCGAAATTAGAAGAGTGGGGGGTGAAGCCTCTATCGACTATTAAACGGAGAAAATGGCCCGGAACCGACATTGCGGACGGTAcaagatttttaaaagttcGCTTCAACGAGCAGGTGCGCTCGCTTCCTTACTCTACGAGGTTTGAGACGCTGAGGGGATCGGAATACTTTAGAGTGATTCATGATCGACAAATAAGGGTTTGCAGACTATGCATACAACCGGGACACATATTCAGAGACTGCCCggattttaaatgtttcaaatgcGGAGAGAAGGGGCACTACGCCAGAGAGTGCGAAAATCGGAGCGGggcagaaagagaagaggaaaaagaCGAGAGCAAAAGAGAAGACGGCCACGGAAAGACAGAGGAAGAACACCGAGACGGACATTCAGCCGACGGAATAGAAAACGACGTACAAGAGGTGGAAAATAAAGACGCAGAACTTGACAACGAAATGGAACGTAGATATGAGACAGACGACAACAGCGAGGACGGAGAAGGAGATGGTGATGAAGAGGAAGGGATGGAGCAAATGGGAGAAAGCGAGGAAAGCGAAGAAAGAGAAGACGACGATGAAGACAGTTTCAACAGAAGGGTGGCGACACAGAGACGAGAGAAGAAAACGGCGAACTGCAGAttcaaagaacagaaaatgagaatgagagaggaaatgaaagaaaaacgaCCAGGAGAAGGAACAACTATATCCAAAAAACTGGctgcaaaaaagagaaaggcggacaaagagaaagcaagagaagaaagaaagaaaggactGCGAGTGG GTTTCGCGGGAGGACTGGTGTGGAGAGAAGTGGGGTTTCATTGGAGATAA